A window of Phragmites australis chromosome 2, lpPhrAust1.1, whole genome shotgun sequence genomic DNA:
ATTGTAGCTTTTTACATGACTCGTATAATGATATACGAGGTCCTCCTTTACTCATTTTAACCTTCACAACCACTGCACAAATAAGATAAATTATAGAATTCTTGTGAACTTATATAAGTGATATGCATAGATGAAGTCCCAATGAATATAGGATAACAAAAAATCTACTGAGAATAAAACACCTACATGGTTTATCAAGAACAGAGCTGGGAGCTATCCTTGACACAGACAATTTCTTTTGCCTGGGTGGTGTTATAATCTGTGTGTCCATTGCATCAAGAAAGTCATTGCGATGTTTTGGACTACCAGATTTCTTTTCAATTTGTTCCGTTCTGCTAGGATTCTTTGGGATTAGAAGTCTTCTTTCCTGCCAACAAGAACAGATGTTGAGCTGCGAGCCCCTAAACCAGTCAGCATATACTTCAACATGAGTTACAAAAATAATGGAGaataaaaagaaagagataCCTCAAGATCCTTTAGTAATAAGGAAGCTGCGTGTGCTTTTGCGTCTATTTTATTCTTCCCACGACCTTGCCTCACAAGAAGTACGTCATTGAGTTGTAGATTAAGAATAGCCATTATGTTGTCTCCTCGATTTTCACACTTAATTCCAAGAAAATACCCATTTTTGGCGCACCACTCAAGAAGTTCTCTAAATGGAGGTAACTCCAGACTCTCAGGTGTGACAATAGGGGAAAGAAGAGGTTTGAAAACCCCCCAAACTATATCCAAATCAAGTTTGGTGTCTATAAGAATTGCACCTGCAATACTTTCTACAATGTCACCTAGAACCTGTATGACAAAAGACAAATTGAAATATGTTAGATTCGTATATGTAGGAGGTACCAACCAAATTGATTCAGTACTCTACATATAAACAATGTTCTTAAAAAACCATGTTTTAACAGTATCCTAGGCCTTGCCCAGGAATCTGCAATTACTGGTTGGCTACCGCCTAGCAGTCACacttcatttttattttcaagaTTTCAAAGATTCACAACTTCAAACTACATGGGACTAGCTAGTAGAATCcaagacaacaaaaaagaagtCCAAATGGCACTCTCATCGGATCATTGCTTCCGGTACCCGCCAGGATTTCTAGTTCCCAGCAGTAACCGGCCGGTTACCACTGGGATTTGGAACCCTGGTTTCAAGCATTGAAGACCAATAGACTGTAAAGGATATTAATAATGTACTAATATGATACTCCTATACGAAAGCACATTCCATTCATGTGATCTGAAATCTTAAATCAATTTGTTATATGTTATCATAAGCATAGTCGGAGCTGCGCACACAGGGACAGCGAGAGAGATAAGAACGTACTTTAGGTCCCCTCAATAGTCCATCGAATAAAAGGCTGGTTTTGTCCTTGGATGAACCTTCCAGAGTATTCACATATTCAGCAATTTGGTCTAGCAAGACTCCAGAAGAATGCTGGAGAAAGTGGTGGAACTTGTGCTTTACTGCAACTTGTGCAAAATTTTCATTGTTTACTGATGCAGACCGTAAATCTGTCAACTCTCCCTCATCGGTGTCTCTATGACTAAGGAAAAGATGGCGCGTTAATAGGATATCCAAGACTGCATCGCCAAGGAACTCCAAGCGCTGGAAGTAAAAGAGCTCCCATTAGAGAGATCGAATAAAATCAAAGGAACCAAATATGTCAGACTAGCTAAATGAAGTGTAAGACCAATATCAACCACATACCTGGTAGCAGTACGTTGCTCCTGATTCTTGCTGTGACGGGTGGGTGAGAGCCTCTATCAGGAGACCTTTCACCGAAAAAGCATAGCCTAGTTTTGCTTCAAGCAATTCAACTACATCAACTTTCGGAAGATAAGTCCGCACAGAAGCACTCAACATGGCTTTCATAATCAAGTCTTCCTCAATTTCAACCTCAATCTGCAACCATTTGAGAACAGCTACAGCTGCTCTTAGTCCCCCTCCCACATAATATGCCCCAATTATAGCCTCAACACAATCAGAGATGGTTTTGGAACATATCCATCTGTGTCCCTTGTCACACGCCTTGCCTATAACTATAGGGTTGCCATTGATCACATTATCCTCAGTTACAACCTCAGAATTTACTGGGCATTCACAAATACAGGGCCGGATGGACAGCTGTCCGGGTGCAAGCCATCGACGAGGATCAAATGCAGCATCACGTATGTAACCCTGTGGATGAGATTCCACCAATAACCAAATTAGCTTAAAATGGTATTAAAGCTAAGTGTTAGACAAATTGCAGTATTTTGTTTATATTGCCTATATGAGATGCAATCTACCTGTATCTTGCGTTCAATTCCAAGCCTATAAAGTGTGGCATTACATATTGTTTCTTGCCTTCTGGACGATAACTGGCCTTCATGCTTATTAGGAAACGTCAGGAAAAGATGGCAACTCACTGTATACTTAAGTACAGAGTCGCCCAGTAATTCTAAACGCTCCATGGAGAAGTCCTCACAGCATCTAAGTGTTGTAAGAGCTTCCAAAATCTGAGAAAGTGTATGCACCTTGATTATTACATTTTAAGGAAATAACAGAATTATTATGTATATAAATAACCAAAAGTATTAATCTCAATTTCATACCAGGAAGCTTGATATATCAGAATCCATGTATGCAATTTCATTTCTTAGTTGGCTGGCTAGCATCAGTGACTCAATGCGATACATCAAAGATGGAAACAAATAGAATGCTCTCAAAATATCCACAGGTAAATCAAGGGGGATTAGTAACTCTGGAGGCATGTGAACACGGTTATTCACCCTATTTACATATGATGCgccattatttttctttcccACACCATTGCCTACAAATGAAACAAACTCATAAAAATGGGAGTAATCTTTATACGAAATGAACAACTTGCTACGTTTAAAAGGGAAATAGTATCCACTGAATGGTCTAATCTAATCAAGTTGATTCTTTCAAAAAATCTTGAAGTAGCATGTGGTCTAATCTAATCATAgtaaaaagtaaaaaagaacagaGATGCTTTAAAAAATCTTGCTTGGAAAACAGCAACATGACCCATTATGCTTGGAGAAAACAGAAGCTAGAAGTAGCCATCAGGTGAGAGATAAGGACCTTCATCTATGCACTTTGAGGAAAGAAGGTTGTGAGGATTATGACTGGGTTTCAACACTAGTAATGGCTGTGAGGGATGACGAAGAACTATATTGTACCTGCAAATGAAATATGTTAGTCCAGTTTAGGTTTAACATGTGTATTCTTGCATGAGCACGTGAATGCGCACAAGATTAAGCATACTTCTTCTCAAAGTATTCTGCAAATGTCCGGAATTTTGATTCTTTCTCAGATGCACCGTCAAATGTGCTATTAGCAGATAAATCAGCAACATCAAGAGCGGTATATATCTTCCCTGTATGAAGTGCTAGGACTACCATATTTGTAAGGTCACCAACCCTACATGACTTGTTAGCCAGATGAATAAGATCTCCTCCACTGTTGTCAGGATTAAGTATTTGAATTAGGTTCCGTTTGTCTTCGGAATAAATGTTTCTCATAAGTCCAACAGTTGTAGCCGCTACATCAATCACACTCCAGTTAATGCAAACACTTTTGTGAGAATCCAAAGTAGGATCCACAGGTAAAAGCAAATACATGTTTGCATTGTTCCATAGGAATGTATCATCTTTCTTGAGAATGAACTCCCTTGGGGTGTTGGTTGCTTTTGATCCGATGAATAGTTTTCCAAACAAACCATTAAAGAGAAGCCCTTGAAATAGCTTTGCTCGTTCCGTCTAAGAGCCAAGGGAAAGGAAACTTTCAGATAAGAAGAAAAGAATCAGAAACAAAGTAGGAAAAACGGTACATGGACTTGATCAGACCTGACGAACATCCAACTCAAAAGGTCCGCAAGGAGAAACTGAAGCTTTTACCATCTTGTCATGCAAATATAGGTCAATACCCAAAGTAGCAGCTTCTTTTGCTATACTTGCATCAATTAACAGGACAAagtcggagtatttctgaccAGCTTGATCACAAACAAAATTTAACTTGTAGCCTTGAAGCTTAGTAACACTTCTATTTGATGCCCAAGTGCCAGAGATAGCAAGAATCTTGGTTGTACCATGCAGTTCTTTTCGTTTGGTTGTACCTTTAAGAATGCAATAAAATACCATTGTCAGAAATACAGATTGTTTCTTTGTCAGTTagtaataaattaataatacaaAATCAGCTCCACTATGTATGACGGTTAAAAACAAGCAGTTGATAGATGAAATCTTTTTAGAACTTAGCAATCATGTACCTACACCTGCACCAGATGTGCAGTTACTAGCCTTGCTCAAAATTTCCAGTGGTGGCTCTTCAACGGATGGCAAAAGGTGATCATCAAGTGCTCCCAGCTGATGCAGCCTCTTACATGCATCAAGGCAAACAAGCTGCTTAGCTTTCTGCATGTTTCTTGCTTTAGGACCCACCGAAAGTTGAAACACGGCACTAGATGGTAATGTTACTGTACACTCATAACCATCACCATAATGGGTGAACTGAAACGTAGGTCTTGGGGTGTAGTACCTTCGACATGAGCGAGAATGTCAGAAAATTGAAACTTGGTATTGCAGATTTTTCAATGCATATAATCTGTGTAGCCAtgtaaaatggtacaaaactgaAATGGAGTCACCATACTTGTCCTTCGGAAGTTTCTCACAGTACTGGTAGAGAACACTGATGCTGGAATCAGCAGTTAGTTTTGCTCCTGTTGTGGCGATATGGTATTCATTTATTTCTTCAGTGGGAAAGAAACTGGGATGTGGATCCTCAGGCTCTCTGTTTGAAGCAATGTCAACCATCAAAGTCTTACTTCTCATAATGGCAGATATTAAATCATTTTGTTTCACATTTTCCCTGCAAAGAACATTGACATTATGGATTCTTGTGATCGTCTTATTGTCATGGCAAACATTTTATCATCAAAAGCATAAGTAGTTTAGATAACACGTCAAAATAAAGGGTTTACCGTTCAATCATGAGTATGTACTGAGAGTCCTTCTGGCGGGCTCGTCCACGTGACTGCACATAACTCCGGGTAGTCTTTGGCAAATCAAATCGTATTACACAAGAGCAGTCTGGGATGTGGATACCCTCTTCTGCAACATCTGtagtaaataataaattgaCCTACATTTTATTTTCAGAAGGGGAAGAATAAACAACATCAGCTCATGAGAACTATGTTTCAGTTTATCCAAGTGTTGACAGATGTTAAGTACCTTTCCAGAGCGGAATGAATCCAGTGTGTCCTTCTGCATTTTAGGGGTCAGCGCATCCACTGAAGAACTCCCTCCAGTTAGAAAAGAGACTCTGAAATATGAGAGGTGACCAATTTTCTTCATAATCCGCTCAATGACTCTAGCAGTAATCTTCCGATCCACAAATATAAGGCATCGGACACGACCAAAGTCACTGTTAGTCACAGAAGTATGTCATGCTAGTGTAAACGCACATAGTTGAAAATGAACTGGTACAGTTAAGCAAATACCACTTCACCTGAAAGAGAGAAATATTTGGATGAGTTCATAGAGCTTTGGTGAGATATAGCCCACCTTTGTGGCTTCCACACATCCACTCTCTGAGTTTAGAAGTGCATCAATACCTGAAACATCAGGAATCGTCATTGATATATCTTATATCATACTTAATACAGGATGTTACAAGCTAATCCGATTAGATCCTTTGACCAACAGCTTCACATAACACAGAAGGATGCAAAATAAGTCAATTAGCAATTAGTAATACATTGAATAGTTTTATCTACAGTTATACCTTGTTGGAGGAGTTTGTCAATTATATGCAACACTTCCTCCAAAAATTTCATATGAAGCATTGAATTTTCTGCAAACAGGCCTGATTCATTTGCGTCACTTTGCTGATCGGTGGTATCACAGCCTCCCTTAAGTGAACCTTTTCTCTGACACCTTTCAATGCAGATTTTAGTGGCCTACGAGAAAGATAAATTAGCTAGTTAAATGACGTGGAACTctacaagtaaaaaaaaattaacactcAAGCCAAAAAGAAATAAGCGCAAACATCAGAAACTAAAAACCAATGAATCTAACTAATACCTCACTAGCACAAAGTAGACCAGCATCTTCAAGGCAATAGCAGATCTTTGCTAAAGAATTAGAGAGACGCTTCCGCGattcttttgttatttcatcAGCATCTTTATACTGGTTGTTTGGTCTAGTCTGCAAATGTGCTATCAGCTCATCATACTGCACAGATAAAAAGATACTGATCTTAGCCACGCAAAATGTTGACCTAAAAAGTTTTGGTAAACAAACAATAGAGCCGGGAATCAAAGAGACATGAAACCTTGGAACACAAAATTCCCAATTCTTCACTCAAATCTTTGAAACAAACAGTTCTCGGCTCATAGTATCTGTTCACTTCTTTTGCAGCAGGTACACAAAGTTCTATCTCTTCTCTATCCACCGCAGTGTATATCTGTCGATTAAAAGATAAACAAATATTAGAGTCCAAGTAACACTGTTTAAAATGGTGCATGTTCATTTTCCAATAGTGTATGGGCGAAATGGACATATTTCAATTAAAAAACAGATCCCAATAGGAGCATAAAATTAAACTATTTCCATTTCCTAGCTTGGAATAAGTACAGTTGTAAACCAGTCTGAACCACATTTTGAAATGGCCATATCTGTGAGGTTCAATAGATAAAGAAGGATCTTGGAATAATCGCAGTTGCGTAATCTGATCTAGCTTGTTCACCTTACATGAACAGCAAACTAGAAAAATAGGATGTACCTTGGCATCTAAAAGGTTTTCCAGTTCAGAGAGCTGATTTTCGCAATCCAAATCAGAGGAGACTCCTGCAAAGATGACCAAGTAAAATGGAAAATCATTGGCGAAATTTTACAAAGTGAGGAGACAAGATCCATGGTATAAAAGTAAAACGCAAACGAAATTTCAACACAATTGAAAGTATATGATGGAAGTGCAACAAAAGATTATATAGTTGGAAATTTGGAAGTGGTGGAAtcctatttatttcacttgGTGGCAGCATTCAGTATGTGACCAAAATGTCATTATTGGCGATAAAGATATTAGTATTGTTTTAGTATTTTGCAATGTATAATTCCTCAACTACAGCCAAGTATCATGGATCTTCCACCAATATCTTCATCATACTTCTCAATCGTGTTATTACATGCCATCATGATTCATTTTAGCAATCATTAGCTCAAATTTCATTTCTGACACGAAGTTCATTAGTTTAGTCATTTGAGCATGTTAGTTACAAAAATCAGAGAATTGTGTGATGTATGCAACATAACTAAGAAGAACATTATATACTTCTACCATTCATTCTTACCTTTTCTTATAACAGGCGATGCTGTCATACCGAACACATTTGGCTTATGCTCAGATCTGTGATAGAACTCCTGTCCAAAAGGTCAAGATAACAGAAACAAATAGTTAAGGAGCAACTAAAAAGAAAGTGGTTTGTTAGaatagcaaaaaaaaagttCCATGATAAGATGATCATTACAGAATACCTTCATTATCCTTGTATAAGGGTGGTTACCAGTTGCATGATGGCATTCATCAAATATCATGAGCCTGACCATGTCCAAGATCAAGAAGGATTGGCGAAAAGCATGTAGCAACACCTGTGGTGTCATGACCATGACCTGCAATTTTTCATTGTGACTATAAAATAAGCATCTCTAGTTACGAACAAGGATTCTGCAACTTTGCTGCAAAAATTTTCTTTAATATTTAATGTAGAATCAGAAACTACTATTATCATAAATGATTGCTGGTATCATGAAGGCAGATTGAGCAATCATATCTTAAAATATAGCTCGAGGGGAAAAAATTAAGAATGaatacaccaaaaaaaaaaaaggtcaaatTCATGGTCCAAAAGATAATAAAGCTTGAATATGCAAATAAGTTACAAATGTAAACTATATCATTCCGTAAGTACATGTCATGATCTCTCAAACACAAGCTGAAGTACAGAAAGAGAAAGACACCTGCTGTTATCAAATCTAATTAACAGAAAACTGCAGAATAGCACTGCCACAAATTTGGGAAGATCATTTCCTTTAGAACGAATGAGGAACCAATGAAgactgcaaaaaaagaaaaagaaatcaacaaaCACACTTGCCTGATACTTTGAGAGTTGTTCTTGCCAGCTTTGAGCCTTCCATTGATCAACCCCCTTTGAACCGTGATAGCACTCCACCTCAAAATCTGTGTAGCTCTTAATCACTTCGCATTGCtgtcaccaaaaaaaaaaatcagcgaAAACTAGTTATATCTAAGTTAGAACTATCAGCCTACAGTCTGTAATACTACCTGTGTGACGAGTTGAACCGTTGGTGCAAGGAATATGATGAGCTTTCGGTCATTATTTGCTCTACTGATCTTCCCAAAATGCTTGATGAGCATCACAGCAATCATTGTCTTCCCAGCTCCTGTGTCAAGCATCGCAATTGTGTTTCGACACTTCGCAATCTCATAAACATCAATCTGATACCTGAGTAATTTCAACAACACAAAGCACGATCACCGTATGATACTCTGTTACCGTGAACATGTAAGATACGGTAGTAATCGCAAGAACAAATGTGCAGAACCTTCTGGGTGTGAAATCCTGGCACCATCTCTTCTGCCGGTTATGCCTGTCTGCTTCATCTTCTTGACCAAATGATTCCGATGGCCTCTTCAAAGGATTCATGTTAACTGCCAATGCAACAATGATTTATCAAGTGAGCTCAATGGAAACCGACCACTATTAGTAGCCCCTACAACAAATGCATCAGGATTAATATCTtcgtttcgaaaaaaaaaatcaggatcGATTATCCCGTAGAGAGCGTAAGGAGAAGGGGTAGAACCACGGAAACAAACCCAAAAAAAGGGCCGAACGCTGAAAAAGATAATTGGCAGCACCTAACCTCCAAACCCTCTCAAAACCCCCAGCAAAGCAGAGACCCCGCAAACACCGCCCCAATCATGGAACGCCCGACTAACGGTTCCAGAGGCTTCTGGAACCCGCATCCCCCCGCCCCCGCTAAGGCCCGATTCAAGCATCACAGCATCCAGAACCGTTCGCAAAACGCTCCGATTACCCGCCAACGCAGTAACCAGCGCAATCGAGCATGCATTGCACAACCCCAGCCTTGTCACGCCCTAATCTCTATAGCGCAATCGCCGCGAGACCGGAAACAACAGCAAACACAAAACCCCCAAAAAAAACCGCGAAAAAATAGCTGATGGTTACCGTCAGGGACGACGGCTGCCTCCGCCGCGGAATTGGCGGCGCTTATcgcctcctctccgccgccgcccagCGATGCCGCTTCCGCTTCGCCCATGGGGATCGTCCCGATCGATCAGCGGCGACTGGTTATTGCTCGAGGGCGGAAGACGACGGAGTGGGGTAAATAAAGGGAAGGAAGTTTTAACATGACTAGAGTGTACTTGTGTcgcaaattaaaaaaatataaatattagatgatcaatcataaatttaatatataagGATGTACATATATTATAAGAGTGctgtaaaataaatatgttagaaGTGAAATCGTTGTTTTATTTCGgataagattaaaaaacataATTATCTACTAAttgttttctaattttttatttatttttaataaccGCTAATGAGATGGAAACCGGGAATGATAGTTGATAGTGAAAgttaataaattatttaaattttagatattCTTATTAGATAGTAAAAGAGTAGAGGAAGAGGTGAAAATTAACCCATATTTTATAAAGTAGAAattatatatgaaaaaaaaatactcctaACAGGTGAGGTGGATAAAGCAGAGCTGGAATGTGTTGCTGACAGCTCATGGCCCACCTCTGACATCGGGGGTAGATTCTTTGAGGTGTTTTCGGCTACGGGGACTGACGTGGGCGTGGATTCCGCTGCCTCCCTTTCCCGGGAAGGTTAATTTACGGGGAATTCCATGCTTTAGCAATACACAGTAGGGCCCCATAAACTTGACCCCGCATGTCATCAACAGTGGGTGGTTGTGGTGCGTTGGATTTGGAGATTCGCTCGTGGCGCCGTGACATGCGGCTGCTGTCAGTGAGAGAGAAGGCAGTTGTGATGTGAGTGGACGTGGTTAACGAACACGCGGAGCTCATGCGGCGACGTCATCCGTGCAGTTAGTAAAGATCTCTGTTGTGAGTAGAGTGCAGTTAGTAAAGATCTCTGTTGTGAGTAGAGGAGGGGTTGTGAGTAGGAATGGCGAATGACAACGGTTAAGTATGACAACGGTTAAgggtgtgtttgtttgtctgTATGTTCTTAGTCTGATTGTATGAGTCatacaggctgagttgagaTAGGCTGATGAGATGTAGTAGGGTATGTTTAGTTAGCTGCATGTGTTCAGTCTGGTTGAGAAGATATTGTGTTTAGTTATCtgcatgagtatatgttgcattacaaaagaactcatttttttaccaaataacctatgttgaaaatatttttataaattagtacatcaccggataagaatattagtgaattttttataatttttagagaattttaattaaatattgacttaggctttttagatcaaactaattaaaatgggttgctagtgagctctagtttgctcacgaaaatatttagaatttttagatcacTCTTATAcctaaataaaatctaaagttaaataaaaaaacagtgTTTTTCATCCGACGAGCAGGCCCGATGCGTACGTCCGATTCCGACGTACGCGCGGAGCCCGGCTCGCTGGATGCATTTGCACGGGAGGGTGCAGGCTAGAGAGCCGATCCAGGCAACCAAACGAGCGGCTGAGCACTAGCAACTGCATCGACGGAGTGGGAGGATCAGGTCAAAGTCAGGGTTCCGCGAGGTGGAACGGGGCAAAACAAATCACCTAGTCTCTAATCAGGGCGGGACGGGGGATATACAGATGGGAGCAGTGGAGGCAAAACCCGCTCTCACCTCACTTCATCTagatctctatctctctctgtaaagaaaaaaagaatacgAGTACGAGACTTTTCTAAGGGCTGATAAAATATAGGCAGCAATAATACtggaaaatattttgaaaagcaACAACTAAAAAGTCGTGTGATCTCATACCAAAAAGAACAAGCATGAAGTAGTATCGCATGACAAACCAGAATTTGTGTGATGTCATGATAGAAAGAATAAGCACGGAGTAGTATTGCTTACGAACAGCTAAAATTCATGTGATCTCATGTAAGAAAGAACAAGCATGGAGTCGATTCACTTGCTTATTTTGGATCCATAGTGCACTGCGTTGGCCTTTTATTCCATCTCAAGAGTGCAGAACTTGTTCTGTTGGTAGCACAGAATAGGTCTTCAATCTATTTCTTCTTGCATGCTTTCTTATAAGACTATGttcaaccatatttttttattttgttttttattctttttcttattcatatattctttattttttctcatctttaaTAACTTATTTTCAAAGAAATTTgtaaaaagaaacaagaaaattcTATAATAGATGGAATAAAAGAGAATACTTTCGTGACGAGAACCAGAATTCCttaaaaagaaaacgaaaattaGAAGAAAACTGTCTAAGTATCTTTCTTTTCACATGTGCACCCCGGATTTCTAAAACTCGAACGTGGACTCACAGCACGTTTGCCAAATAACGCGTTGCCGCGACTCGAGCCCGGGACCTCAAGTCCTCAACGTTGAGAACGGACGCTCCTGCCGCCAGAGCTAAAAGCCACACGCCACGTTAGATGTAGTTGGACAGTACAGTACTGAGCTCTGCTCGTGGGCAGGTACAAACCCCAAAGTCTGAGAGGCGTCCGATGCTGCGCGTATGGTGGATAGGACGCAGACTGTACATGTACAATTGGTGCTTACATGAAGTTTTTATAGACGCAAGTACTTTGACAGAGGGCTAGATGCTTATTTAAGTATCATTTTTTATCTTTGTGTTAATAAG
This region includes:
- the LOC133909423 gene encoding endoribonuclease Dicer homolog 3a isoform X1, with translation MGEAEAASLGGGGEEAISAANSAAEAAVVPDVNMNPLKRPSESFGQEDEADRHNRQKRWCQDFTPRRYQIDVYEIAKCRNTIAMLDTGAGKTMIAVMLIKHFGKISRANNDRKLIIFLAPTVQLVTQQCEVIKSYTDFEVECYHGSKGVDQWKAQSWQEQLSKYQVMVMTPQVLLHAFRQSFLILDMVRLMIFDECHHATGNHPYTRIMKEFYHRSEHKPNVFGMTASPVIRKGVSSDLDCENQLSELENLLDAKIYTAVDREEIELCVPAAKEVNRYYEPRTVCFKDLSEELGILCSKYDELIAHLQTRPNNQYKDADEITKESRKRLSNSLAKICYCLEDAGLLCASEATKICIERCQRKGSLKGGCDTTDQQSDANESGLFAENSMLHMKFLEEVLHIIDKLLQQGIDALLNSESGCVEATKVGYISPKLYELIQIFLSFSDFGRVRCLIFVDRKITARVIERIMKKIGHLSYFRVSFLTGGSSSVDALTPKMQKDTLDSFRSGKVNLLFTTDVAEEGIHIPDCSCVIRFDLPKTTRSYVQSRGRARQKDSQYILMIERENVKQNDLISAIMRSKTLMVDIASNREPEDPHPSFFPTEEINEYHIATTGAKLTADSSISVLYQYCEKLPKDKYYTPRPTFQFTHYGDGYECTVTLPSSAVFQLSVGPKARNMQKAKQLVCLDACKRLHQLGALDDHLLPSVEEPPLEILSKASNCTSGAGVGTTKRKELHGTTKILAISGTWASNRSVTKLQGYKLNFVCDQAGQKYSDFVLLIDASIAKEAATLGIDLYLHDKMVKASVSPCGPFELDVRQTERAKLFQGLLFNGLFGKLFIGSKATNTPREFILKKDDTFLWNNANMYLLLPVDPTLDSHKSVCINWSVIDVAATTVGLMRNIYSEDKRNLIQILNPDNSGGDLIHLANKSCRVGDLTNMVVLALHTGKIYTALDVADLSANSTFDGASEKESKFRTFAEYFEKKYNIVLRHPSQPLLVLKPSHNPHNLLSSKCIDEGNGVGKKNNGASYVNRVNNRVHMPPELLIPLDLPVDILRAFYLFPSLMYRIESLMLASQLRNEIAYMDSDISSFLILEALTTLRCCEDFSMERLELLGDSVLKYTVSCHLFLTFPNKHEGQLSSRRQETICNATLYRLGIERKIQGYIRDAAFDPRRWLAPGQLSIRPCICECPVNSEVVTEDNVINGNPIVIGKACDKGHRWICSKTISDCVEAIIGAYYVGGGLRAAVAVLKWLQIEVEIEEDLIMKAMLSASVRTYLPKVDVVELLEAKLGYAFSVKGLLIEALTHPSQQESGATYCYQRLEFLGDAVLDILLTRHLFLSHRDTDEGELTDLRSASVNNENFAQVAVKHKFHHFLQHSSGVLLDQIAEYVNTLEGSSKDKTSLLFDGLLRGPKVLGDIVESIAGAILIDTKLDLDIVWGVFKPLLSPIVTPESLELPPFRELLEWCAKNGYFLGIKCENRGDNIMAILNLQLNDVLLVRQGRGKNKIDAKAHAASLLLKDLELNICSCWQERRLLIPKNPSRTEQIEKKSGSPKHRNDFLDAMDTQIITPPRQKKLSVSRIAPSSVLDKPLVVKVKMSKGGPRISLYESCKKLQWPMPTFEYLKVEPSSVCPSSGGSSQKVAPQRFAFASVITLHIPNGDVISLTGDDRADKKSSQDSAALLMLYELQRRGRFQVQEV
- the LOC133909423 gene encoding endoribonuclease Dicer homolog 3a isoform X2 — translated: MGEAEAASLGGGGEEAISAANSAAEAAVVPDVNMNPLKRPSESFGQEDEADRHNRQKRWCQDFTPRRYQIDVYEIAKCRNTIAMLDTGAGKTMIAVMLIKHFGKISRANNDRKLIIFLAPTVQLVTQQCEVIKSYTDFEVECYHGSKGVDQWKAQSWQEQLSKYQVMVMTPQVLLHAFRQSFLILDMVRLMIFDECHHATGNHPYTRIMKEFYHRSEHKPNVFGMTASPVIRKGVSSDLDCENQLSELENLLDAKIYTAVDREEIELCVPAAKEVNRYYEPRTVCFKDLSEELGILCSKYDELIAHLQTRPNNQYKDADEITKESRKRLSNSLAKICYCLEDAGLLCASEATKICIERCQRKGSLKGGCDTTDQQSDANESGLFAENSMLHMKFLEEVLHIIDKLLQQGIDALLNSESGCVEATKVGYISPKLYELIQIFLSFSDFGRVRCLIFVDRKITARVIERIMKKIGHLSYFRVSFLTGGSSSVDALTPKMQKDTLDSFRSGKVNLLFTTDVAEEGIHIPDCSCVIRFDLPKTTRSYVQSRGRARQKDSQYILMIERENVKQNDLISAIMRSKTLMVDIASNREPEDPHPSFFPTEEINEYHIATTGAKLTADSSISVLYQYCEKLPKDKYYTPRPTFQFTHYGDGYECTVTLPSSAVFQLSVGPKARNMQKAKQLVCLDACKRLHQLGALDDHLLPSVEEPPLEILSKASNCTSGAGVGTTKRKELHGTTKILAISGTWASNRSVTKLQGYKLNFVCDQAGQKYSDFVLLIDASIAKEAATLGIDLYLHDKMVKASVSPCGPFELDVRQTERAKLFQGLLFNGLFGKLFIGSKATNTPREFILKKDDTFLWNNANMYLLLPVDPTLDSHKSVCINWSVIDVAATTVGLMRNIYSEDKRNLIQILNPDNSGGDLIHLANKSCRVGDLTNMVVLALHTGKIYTALDVADLSANSTFDGASEKESKFRTFAEYFEKKYNIVLRHPSQPLLVLKPSHNPHNLLSSKCIDEGNGVGKKNNGASYVNRVNNRVHMPPELLIPLDLPVDILRAFYLFPSLMYRIESLMLASQLRNEIAYMDSDISSFLILEALTTLRCCEDFSMERLELLGDSVLKYTVSCHLFLTFPNKHEGQLSSRRQETICNATLYRLGIERKIQGYIRDAAFDPRRWLAPGQLSIRPCICECPVNSEVVTEDNVINGNPIVIGKACDKGHRWICSKTISDCVEAIIGAYYVGGGLRAAVAVLKWLQIEVEIEEDLIMKAMLSASVRTYLPKVDVVELLEAKLGYAFSVKGLLIEALTHPSQQESGATYCYQRLEFLGDAVLDILLTRHLFLSHRDTDEGELTDLRSASVNNENFAQVAVKHKFHHFLQHSSGVLLDQIAEYVNTLEGSSKDKTSLLFDGLLRGPKVLGDIVESIAGAILIDTKLDLDIVWGVFKPLLSPIVTPESLELPPFRELLEWCAKNGYFLGIKCENRGDNIMAILNLQLNDVLLVRQGRGKNKIDAKAHAASLLLKDLELNICSCWQERRLLIPKNPSRTEQIEKKSGSPKHRNDFLDAMDTQIITPPRQKKLSVSRIAPSSVLDKPLVVKVKMSKGGPRISLYESCKKLQWPMPTFEYLKVEPSVCPSSGGSSQKVAPQRFAFASVITLHIPNGDVISLTGDDRADKKSSQDSAALLMLYELQRRGRFQVQEV